A window from Solanum stenotomum isolate F172 chromosome 5, ASM1918654v1, whole genome shotgun sequence encodes these proteins:
- the LOC125864542 gene encoding premnaspirodiene oxygenase-like, with amino-acid sequence MEFQFPFNFIFLFLFLSFLYLLLVEWKKSRNLNRKLPPGPWKLPFIGSVHHLALEGGLPHHALTNLGKKHGPFMHLQLGEISTIIVSSMDMAREVLKTHDLAFASRPKLLALDIICYKSTDIAFSPYGNYWRQMRKVCVLELLTTKNVRSFSSIRRDEASHLVQFIQSSTRDEPINVTERILWYQSSITCKAAFGELLKDQEKFLGILRELMEVAGGFNLADIFPSIKILQVLSGLKSRILKVHKNIDVIVEDVINEHKKNIASGKKGNGAFGGEDLVDVLLRLMESGGLKIPITNDNIKAIIIDLFSAGTETSSTTATWAMSEMMRKPSVLAKAQAEVREAFKGKETFDEDVIEELKYLKQVVKETFRLHPPLPLLVPRECREETNISGYTIPLKTRVMVNVYAMGRDPKYWEDAESFIPERFEQSSVDFMGHNFEYLPFGAGRRMCPGITNVYLPLAKLLYHFDWKLPDGMKPEDVDMTEFSGITAARKSELYLIATPYYPSHE; translated from the exons ATGGAGTTTCAATTTccattcaatttcattttcttattccTTTTCCTATCATTCCTCTATTTACTACTTGTGGAAtggaaaaaatcaagaaacttaAACAGAAAACTTCCTCCAGGCCCATGGAAATTGCCCTTTATAGGAAGTGTCCATCACTTGGCATTAGAAGGTGGACTTCCTCATCATGCACTCACAAATTTGGGTAAAAAACATGGACCTTTCATGCACCTTCAACTAGGAGAAATTTCTACCATCATAGTTTCTTCTATGGATATGGCGCGAGAGGTACTGAAAACTCATGACCTCGCTTTTGCATCAAGGCCTAAATTATTAGCCCTCGACATAATATGTTACAAGAGCACTGACATCGCATTTAGTCCTTATGGAAATTACTGGAGACAGATGCGCAAAGTATGTGTCTTGGAACTTCTCACTACCAAGAACGTAAGATCCTTTAGTTCCATTAGGCGGGACGAGGCTTCACACCTTGTGCAATTCATCCAGTCATCAACACGTGACGAGCCAATAAATGTTACGGAGCGGATTTTATGGTACCAGAGCTCAATTACATGCAAAGCAGCATTTGGGGAATTGTTGAAAGATCAAGAGAAATTCCTTGGAATACTAAGAGAATTGATGGAAGTGGCAGGTGGATTTAATTTGGCTGACATTTTCCCTTCAATCAAGATCCTTCAAGTGTTAAGTGGATTGAAGAGTAGAATCTTGAAagttcacaaaaatattgatgTTATTGTTGAGGATGTTATCAATGAGCACAAGAAGAATATTGCAAGTGGTAAAAAAGGAAATGGTGCATTTGGAGGTGAAGATTTAGTTGATGTTCTACTAAGATTAATGGAGAGTGGGGGACTTAAAATCCCAATCACCAATGACAACATCAAAGCAATTATCATT GACTTGTTCTCTGCGGGAACAGAAACTTCATCAACAACAGCAACATGGGCTATGTCAGAAATGATGAGGAAACCAAGTGTATTAGCAAAGGCACAAGCTGAGGTAAGAGAAGCATTCAAAGGAAAAGAAACTTTCGATGAAGATGTTATTGAGGAATTGAAATACTTAAAACAAGTTGTTAAAGAAACCTTCAGACTTCATCCTCCACTCCCTCTCTTAGTCCCTAGAGAATGCAGGGAAGAAACAAACATCAGCGGTTACACTATCCCATTAAAAACAAGAGTGATGGTTAACGTTTATGCAATGGGGAGGGACCCGAAGTATTGGGAAGATGCAGAAAGCTTTATCCCTGAGAGATTCGAGCAGAGCTCTGTGGATTTCATGGGGCATAACTTTGAGTATCTTCCTTTTGGTGCCGGAAGGAGAATGTGTCCTGGGATTACCAATGTTTATCTTCCACTAGCTAAATTGTTGTATCATTTTGATTGGAAATTACCTGATGGTATGAAGCCTGAGGATGTGGACATGACTGAATTTTCCGGAATAACTGCAGCAAGAAAGAGCGAGCTCTACTTGATTGCCACTCCTTATTATCCTTCtcatgaatga
- the LOC125864541 gene encoding premnaspirodiene oxygenase-like, with translation MEFQFPFNFTFLFLFISFLYLLLVEWKKRRNFNKKLPPGPWKLPFLGSIHHLALEGGLPHHALTKLGKKHGPFMHLQLGEISTIVVSSLEMALEVMKIHDLAFASRPKLVSLDVICYNSTDIVFSPYGDYWRQMRKICFLELFAAKNVRSFSSIRREEASSLVQFIRSSTRGEPINVTERILWYESSNTCKAAFGELLKDQEKFIGIVRELTELTGGFSVANIFPSIKILHVLSGLRSRIMKVHKIVDVIVEDIINEHKKNIAGGKKGNGAFGGEDLVDVLLRLKESGELKIPITTDNIKAIIIDLFSAGTETSTTTTIWAMTEMIRNPSVLAKAQAEVREAFKGKETFNEDVIEELEYLKQVVKETFRLHPPLPLLIPRECREETNINGYTIPLKTRVLVNVYAMGRDPKYWEDAERFIPERFEQSSMDFMGNNFEYLPFGAGRRICPGITFGLINVYLPLANLLYHFDWKLPDGVKLEDVDMTEFSGITAARKSELYLIATHYYPSHE, from the exons TTCCTTTTCATATCATTCCTCTATCTACTACTTGTGGAATGGAAAAAACGAAGAAACTTTAACAAAAAACTTCCTCCAGGACCATGGAAATTGCCCTTTTTAGGAAGTATCCATCACTTGGCATTAGAAGGTGGACTTCCCCATCATGCACTCACAAAATTGGGCAAAAAACATGGGCCTTTCATGCACCTTCAACTAGGCGAAATTTCTACAATCGTAGTTTCTTCTTTGGAAATGGCGCTAGAGGTAATGAAAATTCACGACCTTGCTTTTGCATCGAGGCCTAAACTAGTATCCCTCGACGTGATATGTTATAATAGCACAGACATTGTGTTTAGTCCTTATGGAGATTACTGGAGGCAGATGCGCAAAATATGCTTCTTAGAACTTTTCGCTGCCAAGAACGTACGGTCCTTTAGTTCCATCAGGAGAGAGGAGGCTTCGAGCCTCGTGCAATTCATCCGGTCATCAACACGTGGCGAGCCGATAAACGTTACGGAACGGATTTTATGGTACGAGAGCTCAAATACATGCAAAGCAGCATTTGGGGAATTGTTGAAAGATCAAGAGAAATTTATTGGAATAGTGAGGGAATTGACGGAATTGACTGGTGGATTTAGTGTGGCTAATATTTTTCCTTCAATCAAGATCCTTCATGTGTTAAGTGGATTGAGGAGTAGAATTATGAAAGTTCACAAAATTGTTGATGTTATTGTTGAGGATATTATCAATGAGCACAAGAAGAATATTGCAGGTGGTAAAAAGGGAAATGGTGCATTTGGAGGTGAAGATTTAGTTGATGTTCTACTAAGATTAAAGGAGAGTGGGGAACTTAAAATTCCAATCACCACTGACAACATCAAAGCAATTATCATT GACTTGTTTTCTGCTGGAacagaaacttcaacaacaacaacaatatggGCCATGACAGAAATGATAAGAAACCCAAGTGTATTAGCAAAGGCACAAGCTGAGGTAAGAGAAGCATTCAAAGGAAAAGAAACTTTCAATGAAGATGTTATTGAGGAATTGGAATACCTAAAACAAGTTGTTAAAGAAACCTTCAGACTTCATCCTCCGCTCCCTCTCTTAATTCCTAGAGAATGTAGAGAAGAAACAAACATTAATGGTTACACTATCCCTTTAAAAACACGAGTGTTGGTTAATGTTTATGCGATGGGGAGGGACCCAAAGTATTGGGAAGATGCGGAAAGATTTATTCCTGAGAGATTCGAGCAAAGCTCAATGGATTTTATGGGAAATAACTTTGAGTATCTTCCTTTTGGTGCCGGAAGGAGAATATGTCCTGGGATTacatttggtttgatcaatgttTATCTTCCACTAGCTAATTTGTTATATCATTTTGATTGGAAATTACCTGATGGTGTGAAGCTTGAAGATGTGGACATGACTGAGTTTTCTGGAATAACTGCAGCAAGAAAGAGTGAGCTTTACTTGATTGCCACTCATTATTATCCTTCTCATGAAtga